One window of the Nicotiana tabacum cultivar K326 chromosome 4, ASM71507v2, whole genome shotgun sequence genome contains the following:
- the LOC107780329 gene encoding uncharacterized protein LOC107780329, translating to MWHRSASFILDERENDDVLSSESRRMSSLLMAAETLQQPNPNNPKISAYYQTRAAHHGVVTSDWLAQAQAAVGHSPDDAVPKNSLSKTVDSGKTFSVIDEFNNWRKQPDLAEAVAAIRALASVIRSSEATTMMELEIELKKASDSLKSWDTTSISLTAGCDLFMRYVTRTSALEYEDFNSAKSRLLERAEKFGEISYKARKIIAMLGQDFIFDGCTILVHGFSRVVLELLKTAAQNRKVFRVLCTEGRPDRSGLRFSNELAKLDVPVKLLIDSAVAYSMDEVDMIFVGADGVVESGGIINMMGTYQIALVAKSMNKPVYVAAESYKFARLYPLDQKDMVPALRPIDFGVPIPSKVEVETSARDYTPPQYLTLLFTDLGVLTPSVVSDELIQLYL from the exons ATGTGGCATAGATCAGCTTCGTTCATTCTTGACGAACGAGAAAACGACGACGTTCTCAGTTCAGAGAGCCGCCGCATGTCTTCATTGTTAATGGCCGCCGAAACCCTTCAACAACCTAACCCTAATAATCCCAAAATTTCCGCATACTATCAGACTAGAGCCGCTCACCATGGAGTTGTCACCAGTGACTGGCTTGCTCAGGCTCAAGCCGCCGTCGGCCACAGCCCTGACGACGCTGTCCCCAAAAACTCATTGTCAAAAACTGTGGATTCTGGGAAGACGTTCAGTGTCATTGATGAGTTCAATAATTGGCGTAAACAGCCTGATTTGGCGGAAGCTGTGGCTGCTATTAGGGCTTTAGCTTCTGTTATTCGGTCAAGTGAAGCTACTACGATGATGGAGCTTGAGATTGAGCTCAAAAAGGCTTCTGATTCTCTCAag TCTTGGGACACGACTTCCATATCTTTGACAGCTGGTTGTGATTTGTTCATGCGATACGTAACAAGAACTTCAGCATTGGAATATGAGGACTTCAATTCAGCTAAGTCTCGCCTTCTCGAACGTGCAGAGAAGTTTGGAGAGATATCCTATAAG GCAAGGAAAATTATTGCTATGCTCGGTCAGGATTTTATTTTTGATGGTTGCACCATCTTGGTACATGGTTTCTCACGAGTGGTTCTGGAGCTGCTGAAAACAGCAGCTCAGAACAGAAAGGTCTTTCGGGTTCTCTGCACTG AAGGAAGGCCTGATAGGAGTGGATTACGATTTTCCAATGAGCTAGCCAAGCTTGACGTTCCTGTGAAGCTCTTAATAGACTCTGCTGTAGCATATAGCATGGATGAAGTTGATATGATTTTTGTCGGGGCAGATGGTGTGGTTGAAAGTGGCGGTATTATCAACATGATGGGGACCTACCAGATTGCTTTGGTAGCCAAGAGCATGAATAAACCAGTCTATGTGGCAGCTGAAAGCTATAAG TTTGCTCGTCTCTATCCATTGGATCAAAAAGATATGGTGCCAGCTTTACGTCCAATTGATTTTGGGGTACCAATTCCATCCAAGGTGGAAGTTGAAACTTCTGCTCGTGATTATACACCACCTCAGTATCTTACACTACTATTTACAGATTTAGGTGTTCTGACTCCATCTGTTGTAAGTGATGAGCTCATACAGTTGTATTTATAG